The Apibacter raozihei genome contains a region encoding:
- a CDS encoding MFS family transporter — protein MTSQQTNTKKNQYTKEQKKNSIIAIVSASSGNLVEWFDFYIYAFTSIYFAHLFFPDGNDTTKLLKTAGVFAAGFLMRPIGGWIFGRIADRHGRKKSLVTSIVMMACGSFIIALVPTYSSIGVFAPAILLVARLIQGLSVGGEYGATATYMSEVALPNQRGFFSSFQYVTLIGGQLLAALVLLILELTLSKTDLSTWAWRIPFFIGGLTALGSLYLRKHLKETAPKDSAKDKNAGTLSELFKKHTPAFLTVLGYTSGGSLIFYTFSTYMQKYLVNTAHFELTTATRIMTASLFVFMIAQPFFGMLSDKIGRRTCMMLFGGLGLLFTYPVIYTLPRIGTNPYLAFILLSFIFCIISFYTSIAGIVKAEMFPPEIRALGVGLSYAIANAMFGGSAEFVALSFKNYGHENGFYIYVTIMLCITFLVSTRLPKKANYLNDK, from the coding sequence ATGACATCTCAACAAACTAACACAAAAAAAAATCAATACACTAAAGAACAGAAAAAAAACAGCATTATCGCCATTGTAAGTGCTTCTTCCGGGAATTTGGTTGAATGGTTTGATTTTTACATTTATGCATTTACATCTATATATTTTGCTCATTTATTTTTTCCAGATGGAAATGATACCACTAAACTATTGAAAACAGCAGGTGTTTTTGCTGCCGGTTTTTTAATGCGTCCTATCGGAGGGTGGATATTTGGGCGTATTGCTGACAGGCATGGGCGTAAAAAATCATTGGTAACTTCTATTGTCATGATGGCTTGTGGGTCATTCATTATTGCTCTAGTACCTACATATTCATCAATTGGAGTATTTGCTCCTGCGATTTTGTTAGTTGCCCGACTTATTCAAGGTCTTTCGGTAGGTGGCGAATACGGAGCCACAGCTACCTATATGAGTGAAGTTGCATTACCGAACCAGCGAGGTTTTTTCTCCTCATTTCAATATGTAACATTAATCGGAGGACAACTATTAGCTGCTCTGGTACTATTGATACTTGAATTGACTCTATCCAAAACAGATCTATCTACCTGGGCCTGGAGAATTCCTTTTTTCATAGGTGGTTTAACCGCTCTTGGATCTTTGTATTTAAGAAAACACCTTAAGGAAACTGCCCCTAAAGATAGTGCTAAAGATAAAAATGCAGGAACATTATCAGAGTTATTTAAAAAACATACTCCAGCATTTTTAACAGTTTTAGGTTATACCTCGGGCGGTTCTCTTATATTTTATACTTTTTCCACCTATATGCAGAAATACCTTGTCAATACAGCACATTTTGAACTTACTACCGCGACTCGTATAATGACAGCTTCTTTGTTTGTTTTCATGATAGCTCAACCTTTTTTTGGTATGCTTTCTGACAAAATAGGGAGAAGAACCTGTATGATGCTATTTGGAGGTCTGGGATTACTATTTACCTACCCTGTTATTTATACACTTCCAAGAATTGGAACTAATCCTTATTTAGCTTTTATTTTATTAAGTTTTATTTTTTGTATTATCAGTTTTTATACCTCTATTGCTGGAATTGTGAAAGCTGAAATGTTTCCTCCGGAAATTCGTGCTTTAGGTGTAGGACTATCATATGCTATTGCTAATGCTATGTTTGGAGGATCAGCTGAATTTGTTGCTCTAAGCTTTAAAAATTATGGGCATGAAAACGGATTTTATATTTATGTTACCATCATGCTTTGTATCACCTTCCTAGTGAGCACACGGCTTCCTAAAAAAGCTAATTATTTAAATGATAAATAA
- a CDS encoding MFS transporter: MISKKTNLPILTGISSSHMLNDMMQSLIVAIYPILQSDFSLNFTQIGLITFTYQCTASFLQPIIGIYTDKYPKPYSLPIGMAFTFVGLILLAFSSNFLTVVLAASLVGIGSAVFHPESSRVARMASGGSYGFAQSFFQVGGNFGSSLGPLLAALLITPYGKTNVAYFALFALVGVFILLKVSRWYAEQQSAKKEKVRIETHNLPKKTVIVSLVILLILVFSKAFYLSSLTSYYTFYLMHKFAVTEQNAQIYLFIFLFSVAAGTFIGGPIGDKIGRKYVIWVSILGVAPFTLALPYASMHWTIILTVIIGLVLSSAFSAILVFAQEMLPGRVGMISGLFFGFSFGMGGLGAAILGRVADLTSIEYVYSLCSYLPLIGLLTVFLPGKSAMKK, from the coding sequence GTGATCAGTAAAAAAACTAATTTACCAATTCTTACAGGTATCAGTAGCTCTCATATGCTTAATGATATGATGCAGTCATTAATAGTAGCTATTTATCCTATTTTACAAAGTGATTTTTCGCTTAATTTTACTCAAATAGGATTAATAACCTTTACATATCAATGTACAGCATCTTTTCTGCAGCCAATAATCGGAATTTATACGGATAAATATCCAAAACCGTATTCATTGCCTATAGGTATGGCATTTACTTTTGTGGGACTCATATTATTAGCATTTTCATCTAATTTTTTAACTGTTGTTCTTGCAGCTTCGTTAGTAGGAATAGGCTCTGCTGTTTTTCATCCGGAGTCTTCAAGAGTAGCTAGAATGGCTTCAGGAGGAAGTTATGGATTTGCACAGTCATTTTTTCAGGTTGGAGGTAATTTTGGTAGCTCATTAGGACCTTTATTAGCGGCTTTGCTGATAACTCCTTATGGAAAAACAAATGTTGCTTATTTTGCTTTGTTTGCTTTAGTAGGTGTTTTCATATTGTTAAAAGTTAGCAGGTGGTATGCAGAACAGCAATCGGCTAAAAAAGAAAAAGTGAGAATAGAAACTCATAATTTACCAAAAAAAACAGTTATAGTTTCTTTAGTTATACTCTTAATACTGGTATTTTCAAAAGCATTTTATTTATCCAGTTTAACCAGCTATTATACTTTTTATCTGATGCATAAATTTGCTGTTACCGAACAAAATGCACAAATTTATTTATTTATATTTTTATTTTCTGTAGCTGCCGGAACGTTTATAGGAGGTCCTATCGGAGATAAAATAGGCAGGAAATATGTAATCTGGGTATCAATCTTAGGTGTAGCTCCATTTACGTTAGCGTTGCCATATGCCTCTATGCATTGGACTATTATTTTAACAGTAATTATAGGATTGGTTTTATCGTCAGCATTTTCAGCTATATTAGTGTTCGCTCAGGAAATGTTGCCGGGAAGAGTAGGTATGATTTCAGGATTATTTTTTGGTTTTTCTTTCGGCATGGGAGGGTTAGGAGCAGCAATTTTGGGTAGAGTTGCAGATTTAACCAGTATAGAATATGTTTATTCTCTTTGTTCATATCTGCCATTAATAGGTTTACTTACTGTATTTTTACCAGGTAAATCTGCTATGAAAAAATAA